A genomic window from Montipora capricornis isolate CH-2021 chromosome 8, ASM3666992v2, whole genome shotgun sequence includes:
- the LOC138060145 gene encoding uncharacterized protein: MEEYPSDAQEIDEEMQANGEEDTLPVVVNFSTSDNPFWTTLPELNDYERHCWSAPDSMTESLFLDFMAEIVDAVTLRRHGHLFTLFQATPELMDELKDLNQKRKTWFGDDRAFSVKVRKVCSNFRNNGHKIFLYPPSESVHIESIAVLVNEDVDPYGEIRKEIRKDIDADIKLYEELEAAEEESNDEKEEDILLEGYPSDEEDIVEEVQANPEKPCYYPSQIEMAHILKKRINAIMWHYHKIARLKDVFNDVDFVVYTARYRMLSDQTEKRIRHPDAGVLSEEELKVRKEPNANNCKRMFMYVRSDENDRYFEQLKLAVQQKPQTLFVIIADECHWGITKDKARKSSAHNLFINEWCKDNSPRNVVVVQISATPFNLLTSNSRLPEVRCVVLCDNTTTSESKYRAGDLLVLGTQPFLENVKQTSKEVELHVVHWSEVELKNFERGMRMKLKSTLYTGDDAKHRYLQVASQKPMTVTTSERDATEFIVEGGHGIVTIKFLESEKRVLTITEDLKATNDPSKAVEFEVKLDFGVDVVAFRCRDKPDHYLAVHDNGLVTLEVAKVERKGCVTIIKPRNNAATVSFEFYLEQYGPTEVSSVGQQYVSLNYYLSTMKCDLTEEQKIREDSFFQRIVDKLKRDKKLKTDSSFFKIDALLCAEYCYHILHASVYDTSDKIRMALSKDVHSTPAKEFDEKLDEFTRELDAKLQKSEFIHPEAFKLVKREICNEAKTALKEDIKEFARMKKQVKANAIDQGSSILFSFVLCLMYLSPQDFQDFIRSTREAAIIDEIKQNLQQNGGLVETWYWNVQENETSFLVQSLIESGKGRSVKMKIVRAKSMETANQFFHTLILARRISCLKERFEVIRDYGGIQIEKQLMKSASPFFVKLQPVNCEYKFDCCCKELHLQPGRKKCMNCKHVHKSITKYEDLENLACILILVDKGRMGDTFPHSFDCLDLRLNYDSSREFKEGSPLFLSSVVQELGRMCRYANVRIGESRVQDIPYVLVGRVLYNRLKESLQRSPAMSAIQCTRPDRYMIKSHSTRASSLRWNDYEAHKDSYDHENTQKHCNRILLQAEPQIGKTGTYLCLIKLLRQDILEREDIPSKSVSSFDEGFLYYYKQCDSSEEIKANESMERTEAKNWEYPYWKTIQEAPSLLEKPVAPGKYSFGGCFYTHDCKENPFILMKSVGLQPFKSSRYYLKTDSEHHMRAWHWYHFENCSECGRILQGQEPCLQTILVDLDGKSVSVECSIPASRAPYSHLRKHFSDIGSAEQSLSRGSWAPQENDVPTLPYWIFHPSHRDDPRKCLLNYTHVMKEENRVITCVQVAVVRRRKFQAYKATWGKVLAIFQLPEELPSCEVGPEEGGIGYARLFIQKIASALKLEYVFVIDDNVAMMSEAVFSSCTQTPSNAKVLRDDNGVIKMERCSFFKPLSHLQKIAEGKEMPPNFGEYQGPYPLEGNFAKQFPLYLYTGPAKIFTENHHETETHHGSYGVLGLLRSVPRVRNSFAKTQVYAVILLNVRSTVKEEVFYRPWPCWEDLRFNDDCDKAGLWVVKCNRYHFLKVQYKDWIQDLSFPSIFQWRRESVLQDRPSSSQLTEDLEERIILEHLRNLLKEAGPDKCFKGHLGYDRRDDQVDELHTVRIVDQLEAKDYSEEAHTNEIPVLIASYCASNRTTTSMMQLNSRFCATKEKIVFIISTADAIERWPRLTLESVSTHNGICLFSEMSDRKAQFAILSAADPNRHSLRWILIEACFKQNDATHDNETARDVDSGGTLFDNDGPVTDGEPTGVSSDHWSTDSSCISSSVPESPCKRQKIDLANLANITNVENYNTSKKASAIQSDVENVLMRELDRESCKVPRNEKKESKSTAHRGPRISTEIKNGGCIPEDIRETTNRKRKLWEDDTCLDRGSSSDSAKLEVVVIPDVDEPIEIFGTSSSDSSQTTSISVYSSQDAATELQNTPTPSQQNVQGKSYDSASDSTQNYGMQLVAEYQAGTNEVTRAIVDLWNEYTRSKKEGDLTTEQIEARLKEFSIEQLQMEDMKGYTALLKACSIPSMSPHVMQYLIVARKVDLNCTLPPQFDRNHKAALGLVPGMSSLSVAVTKSKSKFISTFKTRETEINVRSVDEEGNTALHHCVLSMSKTAFQKLFSLYKPLEFKKMRNSRRENPVNVAEKLLCDHSVKPRAKEALQYMLEEMKMKNLKALIKTTGRYDEMKKAI, from the exons TCCAGGCTACGCCAGAGTTGATGGATGAATTAAAAGATCTGAACCAAAAGCGAAAAACATGGTTTGGTGACGACAGAGCTTTCTCAGTAAAAGTGCGCAAGGTTTGCTCAAATTTCCGCAACAATGGGCACAAGATTTTTCTTTACCCACCGAGTGAAAGTGTCCACATTGAAAGTATTGCCGTTCTGGTGAACGAAGACGTAGATCCATATGGAGAGATTCGAAAAGAGATAAGGAAAGATATAGATGCTGATATCAAGCTTTATGAGGAATTAGAAGCTGCTGAAGAGGAGTCCAACGACGAGAAGGAGGAGGATATCCTCCTGGAGGGATACCCTTCGGACGAAGAAGACATCGTCGAAGAAGTGCAAGCCAATCCGGAAAAACCTTGCTATTATCCGTCGCAGATAGAGATGGCACATATCCTCAAGAAGCGAATCAACGCAATTATGTGGCATTATCACAAAATTGCAAGGCTAAAAGATGTCTTCAACGATGTTGACTTTGTGGTTTACACAGCGAGGTATCGAATGCTCAGCGATCAAACGGAGAAAAGGATTCGTCATCCAGATGCAGGTGTGTTGTCAGAAGAAGAGCTGAAGGTTCGTAAAGAACCGAATGCAAACAATTGCAAGAGAATGTTTATGTATGTTCGCAGCGATGAGAATGACAGGTATTTCGAGCAACTTAAGCTGGCTGTCCAGCAAAAACCCCAAACCCTCTTTGTTATCATAGCCGATGAGTGCCACTGGGGAATCACCAAGGATAAGGCACGAAAGTCATCTGCTCACAATCTGTTCATCAATGAATGGTGCAAGGACAACTCACCAAGAAATGTGGTGGTGGTTCAGATCTCTGCGACTCCTTTTAATCTCCTGACTAGCAACTCTCGCCTTCCTGAAGTCCGATGTGTAGTTCTTTGTGACAACACTACGACAAGTGAAAGCAAGTACAGAGCTGGCGATCTGTTGGTACTGGGGACACAGCCTTTCCTAGAAAACGTTAAACAAACCTCCAAAGAAGTGGAGTTACACGTTGTCCATTGGTCAGAAGTTGAGCTAAAAAACTTTGAGAGAGGAATGCGGATGAAACTTAAATCGACGTTGTACACTGGAGATGACGCAAAGCATCGCTATCTACAAGTAGCATCACAGAAGCCTATGACTGTAACAACTTCTGAACGTGACGCGACAGAATTCATTGTTGAGGGTGGGCATGGTATTGTGACAATTAAGTTCTTGGAAAGTGAGAAAAGGGTCCTCACAATAACAGAAGATTTAAAAGCCACCAATGATCCATCTAAAGCAGTCGAGTTTGAAGTCAAGCTGGATTTTGGCGTCGACGTTGTAGCATTTCGTTGTCGTGATAAACCAGATCACTATTTGGCAGTTCATGACAATGGCCTGGTCACCTTAGAAGTTGCGAAAGTCGAAAGGAAAGGGTGTGTGACTATCATTAAACCCAGAAACAATGCAGCTACGGTTTCGTTCGAGTTCTACTTGGAACAGTATGGGCCAACAGAAGTCAGCTCGGTTGGACAACAGTATGTAAGTTTAAACTACTACCTCAGCACTATGAAATGTGACCTTACGGAGGAACAGAAAATAAGAGAGGATTCGTTTTTTCAACGGATCGTAGACAAGCTGAAAAGAGATAAGAAGCTCAAGACCGATTCATCATTCTTCAAGATTGACGCCTTGCTGTGTGCAGAGTATTGCTATCATATTCTTCATGCCAGCGTCTATGACACCAGCGACAAAATACGCATGGCACTATCAAAAGACGTACACTCAACACCTGCTAAGGAATTCGACGAGAAGCTCGACGAATTTACACGAGAGCTCGACGCAAAACTGCAGAAAAGTGAATTCATCCATCCTGAGGCATTCAAATTAGTTAAAAGAGAGATTTGCAACGAGGCAAAAACGGCGTTAAAAGAGGACATTAAAGAGTTTGCAAGAATGAAGAAACAAGTAAAGGCAAACGCCATTGACCAGGGATCAAGTATCCTTTTCTCCTTTGTCCTATGCTTGATGTATCTTTCACCACAGGATTTCCAAGACTTCATTCGAAGCACACGAGAAGCTGCAATCATCGAtgaaatcaaacaaaacctCCAGCAAAACGGCGGCCTGGTTGAGACCTGGTATTGGAATGtccaagaaaatgaaacaagtttCTTAGTGCAGAGTTTGATCGAAAGCGGAAAGGGACGATCGGTCAAGATGAAGATCGTACGAGCAAAGAGCATGGAGACAGCAAATCAATTTTTCCACACTTTAATATTGGCAAGGAGGATATCCTGCCTAAAAGAACGTTTTGAAGTCATAAGAGACTATGGCGGAATCCAGATCGAGAAACAGTTGATGAAATCGGCAAGCCCTTTCTTTGTTAAGTTGCAGCCCGTTAACTGTGAGTACAAATTTGACTGCTGCTGTAAGGAACTCCACCTACAACCTGGCCGCAAGAAGTGTATGAATTGTAAACACGTGCACAAGTCAATTACGAAGTATGAAGACCTGGAAAATCTTGCTTGCATCCTAATTTTGGTGGATAAAGGTCGTATGGGAGATACATTCCCCCACAGTTTTGATTGCCTCGATCTTCGGCTAAACTACGACAGTAGCAGGGAATTCAAAGAGGGATCTCCACTGTTTCTTTCCAGTGTAGTCCAAGAGCTTGGAAGAATGTGCCGCTATGCAAATGTCCGTATCGGTGAATCACGTGTTCAGGATATCCCTTATGTGTTGGTTGGGCGGGTACTCTACAACAGGCTTAAGGAATCTTTGCAAAGGTCTCCAGCTATGAGCGCGATTCAATGTACCAGACCTGACAGGTACATGATCAAAAGTCACAGCACGAGAGCATCTTCACTTCGCTGGAACGACTATGAAGCGCATAAGGATAGCTATGACCACGAAAACACGCAAAAGCATTGTAACAGAATCCTTCTCCAAGCTGAACCTCAGATTGGAAAAACAGGAACATATCTATGTCTTATAAAACTCTTGAGACAAGATATCCTTGAAAGAGAAGACATTCCATCCAAGAGTGTTTCTTCTTTTGATGAAGGTTTCCTGTACTACTACAAACAGTGTGATTCCTCAGAAGAGATAAAGGCTAATGAATCTATGGAAAGAACAGAAGCAAAAAACTGGGAGTATCCCTACTGGAAAACAATCCAAGAGGCTCCCAGCCTCCTGGAAAAACCTGTGGCGCCGGGAAAGTACTCCTTTGGGGGTTGCTTCTATACGCATGACTGCAAGGAAAATCCTTTCATTCTGATGAAAAGTGTTGGGCTGCAACCATTCAAGTCTTCTCGCTACTACCTTAAGACCGATTCCGAACATCACATGCGCGCTTGGCATTGGTATCACTTCGAAAATTGCTCGGAATGTGGACGAATTCTCCAAGGTCAAGAACCATGCTTGCAAACTATTCTGGTGGACCTGGATGGAAAGTCAGTAAGTGTTGAATGTTCGATACCGGCAAGCCGCGCACCCTACAGTCATCTCCGAAAACACTTCAGTGACATTGGTTCAGCTGAACAAAGTCTTTCCAGGGGAAGCTGGGCACCACAGGAAAACGATGTTCCCACGTTGCCATACTGGATATTTCACCCTTCGCATAGAGATGATCCACGAAAGTGTCTTCTTAATTACACCCACGTAATGAAAGAAGAGAATCGTGTGATCACTTGCGTGCAAGTTGCTGTGGTTCGCAGAAGAAAGTTTCAGGCTTATAAAGCCACTTGGGGTAAAGTTCTTGCCATTTTTCAGTTGCCTGAAGAACTGCCCAGTTGTGAAGTAGGACCAGAAGAAGGAGGCATTGGATATGCTAGGCTGTTCATCCAGAAAATTGCGTCTGCCTTAAAGCTGGAGTACGTTTTTGTCATTGATGATAACGTCGCCATGATGTCCGAAGCAGTATTTTCTTCTTGCACGCAGACACCATCAAATGCCAAGGTTTTAAGGGATGACAATGGCGTGATTAAGATGGAACGTTGTTCTTTCTTTAAGCCTCTAAGCCATCTTCAGAAAATAGCTGAAGGAAAGGAAATGCCGCCCAATTTTGGAGAATATCAGGGTCCATACCCTTTAGAGGGTAACTTTGCAAAACAGTTTCCACTGTACCTTTACACAGGTCCTGCTAAAATATTCACTGAAAATCACCATGAAACCGAAACGCACCATGGAAGCTATGGCGTGCTAGGACTTTTAAGAAGTGTTCCAAGAGTGAGAAACTCATTCGCAAAGACCCAGGTATACGCTGTGATCCTATTGAATGTTCGAAGCACGGTGAAAGAGGAAGTTTTTTACCGTCCTTGGCCTTGCTGGGAAGACCTACGCTTCAATGATGATTGCGACAAAGCTGGTCTGTGGGTTGTTAAATGCAACCGTTACCATTTTCTAAAAGTTCAATACAAGGATTGGATCCAAGACCTCTCTTTTCCAAGTATCTTTCAATGGAGGAGAGAAAGCGTCTTGCAGGATCGCCCATCCTCAAGCCAGCTGACCGAAGACTTGGAAGAACGTATTATCTTGGAGCATCTTCGAAATCTTCTAAAAGAAGCTGGTCCTGATAAATGTTTCAAAGGCCACCTTGGGTATGATCGACGAGACGATCAAGTGGACGAACTACATACAGTAAGAATTGTTGACCAACTAGAAGCGAAGGATTATTCGGAGGAAGCGCATACGAATGAGATTCCAGTCCTTATTGCGTCCTACTGTGCGTCAAATCGAACCACAACGAGCATGATGCAGCTAAACTCAAGATTTTGTGCTACTAAAGAGAAGATTGTCTTTATCATAAGTACGGCCGATGCCATCGAACGCTGGCCTCGCCTCACCCTGGAAAGCGTATCAACTCACAATGgaatttgtcttttttcggAAATGAGTGACAGAAAAGCTCAATTCGCAATTTTGTCTGCCGCCGACCCAAACCGACATAGTTTACGGTGGATTCTGATTGAGGCATGCTTTAAGCAAAACGATGCTACACACGACAACGAAACAGCAAGGGACGTCGACTCAGGTGGAACACTGTTTGACAATGATGGGCCTGTTACCGATGGGGAACCAACTGGCGTCTCATCTGACCATTGGAGTACCGATTCTTCATGCATCAGTTCATCTGTTCCTGAATCCCCATGCAAGCGACAGAAAATTGACCTTGCTAACCTTGCTAACATTACAAACGTTGAGAATTACAATACAAGCAAGAAAGCATCAGCAATACAAAGCGATGTGGAAAACGTCCTAATGAGAGAATTAGATCGAGAGAGCTGTAAGGTTCcaagaaatgaaaagaaggaGTCGAAGTCAACTGCACACAGAGGTCCAAGGATCAGTACCGAGATTAAAAACGGTGGCTGTATACCTGAAGACATAAGGGAGACAAcgaacagaaaaagaaaactttgggAGGATGATACCTGCCTTGACAGAGGGAGCTCAAGTGATTCAGCAAAACTAGAAGTCGTAGTGATTCCAGACGTCGACGAACCAATCGAAATATTTGGGACTAGCTCAAGCGACAGCAGCCAAACTACTTCTATCTCAGTGTACTCCTCACAAGACGCAGCAACAGAGTTGCAGAATACACCTACCCCAAGCCAACAAAACGTGCAAGGGAAAAGTTACGACAGCGCCAGTGACAGCACTCAAAACTACGGGATGCAATTAGTGGCGGAATACCAGGCGGGAACCAATGAAGTAACAAGGGCTATCGTTGATCTTTGGAATGAGTACACAAGAAGCAAAAAGGAAGGTGACCTCACCACAGAACAAATCGAAGCTCGTCTTAAGGAGTTCAGTATTGAACAATTGCAGATGGAGGATATGAAGGGCTACACCGCACTCTTAAAAGCCTGCTCAATTCCGTCAATGAGTCCTCATGTGATGCAATATCTTATAGTCGCACGAAAAGTAGACCTAAACTGTACTCTCCCACCTCAGTTTGACAGAAACCACAAAGCTGCTTTAGGACTAGTTCCAGGAATGTCTTCCTTGTCGGTAGCGGTTACGAAAAGTAAGTCAAAATTCATTTCAACCTTCAAGACACGGGAGACGGAAATTAATGTACGAAGTGTGGACGAAGAGGGAAACACTGCCCTGCATCACTGTGTGCTTTCGATGTCAAAGACTGCTTTCCAGAAACTATTTTCCCTGTACAAACCccttgaatttaaaaaaatgagaaatTCTCGTCGTGAGAATCCTGTGAACGTGGCGGAGAAGCTACTGTGCGATCACTCTGTAAAGCCTCGAGCCAAGGAAGCGCTTCAATATATGCTGgaggaaatgaaaatgaaaaatctcAAG GCACTAATCAAGACTACAGGAAGATATGATGAGATGAAAAAGGCAATTTGA